Sequence from the Planktothrix sp. FACHB-1365 genome:
ATCATTGATGAGTTGTAATAAATGATTACCGGAATGATTAATAATTTTTAAATGGCGTTGATGGTCAGCTTTTAGGGAAAAATCGTTATTCATCAGTTGAGCAAAACCTAAAATCGCATTCAAAGGCGTTCGTAATTCATGACTCATGTTGGCAAGAAATTCGCTTTTAGCTCGGTTAGCAACATCGGCGGCAATTACAGCTTTTTGCAACGCTTCCTCGGCTTTTTTCCGTTCGCTAATTTCGGCTTTGGCTTGTTCAAATAAAGTCGATTGTTGAACGGCGATCCCTAACTGAATACTAATTTGTCGAATGGATTCAATTTCTGAACTATGCCACTGTCTAGGTGCTTGACAGTGATGAGCAATTAGTAATCCCCAAAGAGTTGAGTCTTTTAATATGGGGACAAGTAGTTTGGCTTTAACTTTCAACAATTGTAAAAAATTAGCTAAATTGGGCTCTAGTTTGGCTTGACTAATATCTTCAATTAAAAAAAATTTTTTTTGATGATTGATCTGTTGAAATTCACCGATAAAAAGTTCTTTGGGAAAGGTTTGACCGAGAATTGTTGGCCATCCGGCTTTCACTGATTCTGTAATAGCACTGCGAGTTCCATCCGGTAAAATTTGGTAGATTAAAACACGATCAACGGATAGAAACCGACGAACTTCTTCAACGGCTGTTCTCAAAATTTCTTCTAAATTTAAGGAAGAGCGAATGCGTTCTTGAATCGCATTAACCAGTTGCTCTCGTTTGATTTGTTGTTGCAATTCCAGTTCAATCCGTTGACGTTCCCGAATTTCCGCTTCCAAAAGAAAATTTTTCTGAGTTAAAGCTTGAGAAAGGTTCCAAATTTTTAGCTGATTTTCAATTCGGGCTGCGATTTCTTCTAATTCAAAGGGTTTTGTAATGTAGTCAACACCCCCCACCGAAAAGGCTTGAATTTTATCAAAAACTTGCTCTTTAGCACTAATAAAAATAACGGGAATATGACGGGTTTGTTCATGGGATTTTAACAGGGAACACACTTCATACCCATCAGGTTTAGGCATCATAATATCTAGTAAGATGAGATCGGGAGGATCTTGTAAGGCGGATTTTATCGCAAAGTTTCCATCCCTTGAAAGCCGAACATTATAACCCCGACTACTTAAAAATGTATCTAATAAACGTAAATTATCAGGGTGATCATCTACAACTAAAATATTAGCCGTTTTCTGCTCATTAAAACTATTCATTGTTGCATTTGTTTTTGTAACTTCGCGGCTTGAATTAAATCCCATATAGCAGAATGATTAAAATCATTGACAAACATTTGTAACGTTTCAGCTAAAACCTGATCGTAACTTCTAATTTCTACTAACGCACGCTCAATTAAATTTGAGTTCAGACGGATGACGGCTTCCTCTAGCTGATCAATTAAGTCTGAAGACAAAGCAGCTAAACTTCCTAATGTAGATGCGGACGAAATTTCTGGATTAGAATTTACAGAGTTGGATGTTTCGTCCAATCTGGGATTGTTATCACTATAACTCATTTCAACCCCAATTTGCTTGCTGATTGCTTCAAAAATAGCGGTTTCGGTAAAAGGTTTGCGGATAAAATCATCATACCCTATTTCTCCAACCGTTTCATCTCCTTGCTCGAAGGGACTGGCACTGATCGCAATAATTTTAACAGGTTTAAATCCTTGTAAGTTTGCTTGTTTGCTTTCTTGTTCTCGGATTTTTTGTGTGATTTTATCTCCATTGGGTGTGGGGATTTGAACATCAATGAAAATAAGATCGGGTTGCCAATTTTTCCATGCTTGAATGGCTACTAAATCTTGACTGACCTCTCGAATTTCTAAACTTAATGGTTGTAATAGTTCAATAAGCAAAAGTCGGGTATCAAGATGATTATCAATAATTAAAATTCGAGGAGGAGGGAAATTTTGTTCTGTAGCCATAGCTTTATTCTTCGGTTCAATTCTTTCAAAACGTACTTTTTGCTTCGGCGGCGGCTTCTGCTTTTTGTTTAGCAATTGCTAATTCGGCGGTACGTTCCTCAACTTTAGTTTCCAGAGTCCGATGAGATTCTGCTAAACAGGAATGGGATAATTAATTGAGGATGAATGGGGAATTAACTAGGTATTAGGGGTTTTAAACCGAATTTCTTGATAATTAGTTTTGGTACGCAGAATAATCTGTCATCAGAGGGTGGTGCCAAAGCTGGTGACAAGATTTGAACTTGCGACCGGCTGATTACAAATCAGCTGCTCTACCACTGAGCTACACCAGCAACATCTTTTACTATAGCAAAAGTTGTTAATTTTGATCAACTCCTTTTGCAATTTTTTAAATTATAAGGTTTCGAGATAACTCAACAGGTCAGCCATTTCCTTAATATTGGGTTGAAACTTAGGCATGGGAGGGGTATTGCCCCCAATAACTTGCTGAATAATCCCGACTTCTGACTTGCGTTGGGAAACATCATGCAGACTTGGCCCTACTTGACTACTCCCTTGCCAAGCATGACACCCAGCACAGTTATAGAGAAAAATCTCCTGTCCCCTTACCGGGTCGCCTTTGAGGGAGAGAACACTTTCCACATAGGGATCAAAAACCTGTAGCTTAGGAAGGACAAAAATCCAACCTAGGATAAAAACCATCAACACTAGGCTGACGACGGTGGCCCGTTTAATCAGGACTTCAATTTGTGTAATCGCAAGCTGGTTATCCAAGGTGTTTCTAATAATTTGAGAATTATCTACAAAAATCTTTACACTGTAACTAGCTTATAGCGTTGATGGGTGAAGAGCAAGAGCGCCCAACAGTTAACCG
This genomic interval carries:
- a CDS encoding response regulator, with amino-acid sequence MNSFNEQKTANILVVDDHPDNLRLLDTFLSSRGYNVRLSRDGNFAIKSALQDPPDLILLDIMMPKPDGYEVCSLLKSHEQTRHIPVIFISAKEQVFDKIQAFSVGGVDYITKPFELEEIAARIENQLKIWNLSQALTQKNFLLEAEIRERQRIELELQQQIKREQLVNAIQERIRSSLNLEEILRTAVEEVRRFLSVDRVLIYQILPDGTRSAITESVKAGWPTILGQTFPKELFIGEFQQINHQKKFFLIEDISQAKLEPNLANFLQLLKVKAKLLVPILKDSTLWGLLIAHHCQAPRQWHSSEIESIRQISIQLGIAVQQSTLFEQAKAEISERKKAEEALQKAVIAADVANRAKSEFLANMSHELRTPLNAILGFAQLMNNDFSLKADHQRHLKIINHSGNHLLQLINDILEMSKIEAGRIVLNPTPFDLISLLYSLQDILQIQAAKKGLKLCFEIPPNLPQFVQTDEGKLRQVLINLLGNAIKFTKTGCVTLRVKLKTQKEADQFLILFEIEDTGSGIAPEEINHLFKAFAQTESGRKHQEGTGLGLAISRKFIQLMGGDITVQSIRGQGTIFTFDILVQAVESTDVQSFGLQHPILALAPQQPHYKILVVDDVLESRLLLSEILNTVGFEVKEAENGLQAIELYHDWNPHLILMDMRMPVMNGLEATRTIKGNSSNQKTIIIALTASAFEEDRAMVLAAGCDNFIRKPFHREQLLETIQQHLGVQYTYQDVRNLEKINSKQTQILQREDLKVHLDQMPLEWLKKLYECASQCTDTGILILLKQIPSENAALAETLAYLVDNFQFDQILALLGTHREIAK
- a CDS encoding response regulator — its product is MATEQNFPPPRILIIDNHLDTRLLLIELLQPLSLEIREVSQDLVAIQAWKNWQPDLIFIDVQIPTPNGDKITQKIREQESKQANLQGFKPVKIIAISASPFEQGDETVGEIGYDDFIRKPFTETAIFEAISKQIGVEMSYSDNNPRLDETSNSVNSNPEISSASTLGSLAALSSDLIDQLEEAVIRLNSNLIERALVEIRSYDQVLAETLQMFVNDFNHSAIWDLIQAAKLQKQMQQ
- a CDS encoding cytochrome c, translated to MDNQLAITQIEVLIKRATVVSLVLMVFILGWIFVLPKLQVFDPYVESVLSLKGDPVRGQEIFLYNCAGCHAWQGSSQVGPSLHDVSQRKSEVGIIQQVIGGNTPPMPKFQPNIKEMADLLSYLETL